A genomic stretch from Antarcticibacterium flavum includes:
- a CDS encoding ABC transporter permease, with protein MMKTKKGSPAAGIGWLTKMAWRDGRASAKKLGLFVASIVLGIAAVVSIQSFGENLKDNIQLQSKALMGADFRIDSNNPPNERVMQIMDSLGGPEAREISFTSMAAFPATGAAKLVQVRGVEKAFPLYGQLETNPAAAAGNFVDKNSALVDATVMLQLGIKPGDSIKIGEITLPVTGSLSAVPGTTAIFSSVAPPVLIPYHLIEDTQLVQTGSRVGYDFYFRANEATNLERMDRVLGPKLDAQNADLDTHTSTSQRMGRRYENFGKFLNLVAFIALLLGCVGIASAISIYIKGKLKDVAVLKCIGASRRQTFLIYLIQIGAIGLVGGIIGTVLGLFLQQLFPLLLGDLLPVDVEMSFSPRVIAMGVLLGIFMSLLFALYPLMGTLYISPLQALRVQNEGKDNSGKAGLLVLGGIFLFILLFSYWLLEDWRYSFSFVLGIIITFSILAGVAKLFMKAIKKYFPSSWGFPARQSLLNLFRPQNQTLTLVLAIGVGTFLISTLYFTKDVLLAQASIEAQEDSPNMILLDVQTGQQDGVRQSIESQELKVMDDIPIVTMRVQSIKGRSISQIRQDTAANINRWVLNHEFRVTYRDSLIASETLEQGEWVEEATRGERVPISVSDNFADDAKVAVGDELSFNVQGVLLNTVVASVRTVDWSRMQMNFSIVFPAGILEDAPQFRVLTTSLPDEQTSAGLQQELVRNFPNVTIIDLRQVLTVVEGLLEKISWLINFMAFFSILTGIIVLLGAVRTSKYQRIRESVLLRTLGAKSKQILKILALEYIFLGALGAIAGILLSLISSQLLAWFLFETPFLPSWIPFLVLLPGIILLVLSIGLSNSMGVIRKAPLEVLRKGTY; from the coding sequence ATGATGAAAACAAAAAAAGGATCACCAGCTGCGGGGATAGGATGGCTTACAAAAATGGCCTGGCGGGATGGGAGAGCCAGTGCAAAAAAACTGGGACTTTTCGTGGCGTCAATCGTTCTGGGGATTGCAGCAGTCGTTTCCATCCAATCATTTGGAGAAAATCTAAAAGATAATATCCAGCTCCAATCCAAGGCCCTAATGGGTGCCGATTTTCGTATTGACAGCAACAATCCTCCTAATGAGCGGGTAATGCAGATCATGGATTCTCTTGGAGGGCCAGAAGCCAGGGAAATAAGTTTTACATCCATGGCAGCTTTCCCCGCTACCGGTGCAGCCAAACTGGTGCAGGTACGTGGGGTAGAGAAAGCTTTTCCGCTTTATGGGCAGCTGGAGACCAATCCCGCTGCAGCAGCCGGCAATTTTGTTGATAAAAATTCGGCACTGGTAGATGCAACGGTAATGCTTCAACTAGGTATCAAACCGGGGGATAGTATAAAAATTGGAGAGATTACCCTGCCGGTTACGGGGAGTCTTTCGGCAGTGCCGGGAACCACTGCCATATTTAGTTCTGTTGCACCACCGGTTCTTATTCCCTACCATCTTATCGAGGACACCCAACTGGTCCAAACCGGAAGCAGGGTGGGCTATGATTTCTACTTCAGGGCAAATGAAGCTACCAACCTGGAAAGAATGGACAGGGTCCTTGGTCCCAAGCTGGATGCACAAAATGCCGATCTTGATACCCATACCTCAACCAGCCAGCGTATGGGACGCAGGTATGAGAATTTTGGAAAGTTCCTCAACCTGGTAGCATTTATTGCCTTACTACTTGGATGTGTGGGAATTGCCAGTGCAATTAGTATATATATTAAAGGAAAATTAAAGGACGTTGCGGTACTCAAATGTATTGGAGCCAGCCGTAGACAAACTTTTTTGATCTATTTGATCCAGATTGGAGCAATAGGCCTTGTGGGAGGAATTATAGGAACTGTACTTGGACTTTTCCTGCAACAGCTCTTTCCACTCCTATTGGGAGACCTGCTTCCCGTTGATGTTGAAATGAGTTTCTCGCCCAGGGTAATAGCCATGGGTGTCCTGTTAGGAATTTTTATGTCCCTGCTGTTTGCTCTTTATCCTTTAATGGGTACTTTATATATTTCACCCCTACAGGCACTGCGTGTACAAAACGAAGGAAAAGATAATTCAGGAAAAGCAGGGTTGCTTGTGCTGGGGGGCATATTTCTTTTCATCCTTTTATTTTCCTATTGGCTGCTGGAAGACTGGCGATACTCCTTCTCTTTTGTTTTGGGTATAATAATTACCTTCTCTATTCTGGCAGGAGTAGCCAAACTATTCATGAAGGCCATTAAAAAATATTTCCCTTCCTCCTGGGGATTCCCGGCCAGGCAAAGCCTTCTTAACCTTTTTCGGCCTCAAAATCAAACCCTTACCCTGGTGCTGGCAATTGGGGTAGGCACCTTTCTTATAAGCACCCTGTATTTCACCAAAGATGTCCTGCTGGCACAGGCATCTATTGAAGCGCAGGAGGATAGCCCAAATATGATCCTGCTTGATGTCCAAACGGGTCAACAGGACGGGGTAAGGCAAAGTATAGAATCCCAGGAATTGAAGGTGATGGATGATATCCCAATTGTTACTATGAGGGTACAAAGTATTAAAGGAAGGTCCATAAGTCAAATACGACAGGATACGGCAGCCAATATTAACCGGTGGGTTCTTAATCATGAATTCAGAGTAACTTATCGGGATTCTCTTATTGCTTCTGAGACTTTGGAACAGGGAGAATGGGTAGAGGAGGCCACGCGCGGGGAACGTGTACCAATTTCTGTAAGTGATAATTTTGCTGATGATGCCAAAGTAGCGGTAGGAGATGAACTTAGTTTTAACGTGCAGGGAGTGTTGCTTAATACTGTAGTAGCCAGTGTGCGGACGGTAGACTGGAGCAGGATGCAAATGAATTTCTCCATAGTCTTCCCGGCCGGGATCCTGGAAGATGCACCCCAATTCAGGGTTCTCACTACCAGCCTTCCAGATGAACAAACCTCTGCAGGATTGCAACAGGAATTGGTCCGGAATTTTCCAAATGTCACCATTATAGATCTACGACAGGTGCTCACCGTTGTTGAAGGGCTCCTGGAAAAGATATCCTGGCTTATTAATTTTATGGCGTTCTTTAGTATTCTCACTGGAATTATTGTACTCCTTGGAGCTGTGCGAACCAGTAAATACCAGAGGATAAGGGAAAGCGTACTTTTGAGGACACTGGGTGCAAAAAGCAAGCAAATACTTAAGATACTTGCACTGGAATATATTTTTCTTGGAGCATTAGGTGCCATTGCAGGGATCCTCTTATCACTTATAAGCAGTCAACTCCTCGCCTGGTTCCTTTTTGAGACCCCTTTCCTGCCTTCCTGGATTCCATTCCTCGTGCTTCTGCCTGGCATTATATTATTGGTTTTATCCATTGGCCTTAGCAATAGCATGGGAGTAATAAGAAAAGCGCCGCTTGAGGTCCTGCGAAAAGGAACATATTAA
- the xseA gene encoding exodeoxyribonuclease VII large subunit gives MLEKKVFTLSSLTRSIQNVIDSHCNKVVWIKAEIVRLNYYPKSGHCYPALVEKKDGKVIAELRGNIWAGNFELINKKFKSILKEELKDNITVVVKGSVTYNPVHGLALNITDIDPEFTLGELAREKAETISRLKEQNIYGLNRQKTLPMLPKTIAVISVETSKGYGDFMDVITNNPYHYKYHFLLFPAILQGERAISTIKAQLENIRKHSNDFDAVAIIRGGGGEIGLSCFDSYVLAEKIATFPIPVLTGIGHSSNETVCDMVSFQSFITPTKIAEFLLQKFHDFAAPLKENEQKLNNGVNTMFRERKTGLVETSRLFSSLSITALSNARANLQNHIFNLEKQGEVLIARENNILEQAGRTLVNRATNPLDDARTQLTFTEEKVRMLSPKNILKRGYSITRQDGKIIKSTQEVKTSGILETRLYEGTVISRIEKTINTTTNE, from the coding sequence ATGTTAGAAAAAAAAGTCTTTACTCTTTCCAGCCTTACCCGTTCTATTCAAAATGTGATAGATTCACATTGTAATAAGGTAGTTTGGATCAAGGCAGAGATCGTACGGCTTAATTATTATCCAAAATCTGGTCATTGTTATCCTGCCCTTGTTGAGAAAAAGGATGGAAAGGTAATTGCAGAGCTGCGTGGCAATATATGGGCCGGAAACTTTGAGCTAATAAATAAAAAGTTCAAATCTATTTTAAAAGAGGAGCTTAAGGATAATATTACCGTGGTTGTAAAGGGCTCTGTCACCTATAATCCTGTTCACGGCCTGGCCCTTAATATTACAGATATTGATCCTGAATTTACGCTGGGGGAACTGGCAAGGGAAAAAGCCGAGACTATCTCGAGACTTAAGGAGCAAAATATTTACGGACTTAACAGGCAAAAAACCCTACCAATGCTACCTAAGACTATTGCTGTGATCTCTGTGGAGACAAGTAAAGGTTACGGGGATTTTATGGACGTTATAACTAATAATCCCTATCACTACAAATACCATTTCCTGCTGTTCCCTGCCATCCTGCAGGGAGAGCGCGCTATTTCCACAATTAAGGCACAGCTCGAGAACATTCGAAAACACAGCAATGATTTTGATGCAGTAGCAATCATAAGAGGTGGAGGCGGCGAAATAGGATTAAGCTGCTTTGACAGTTATGTGCTTGCAGAAAAAATTGCAACTTTTCCCATCCCTGTTCTCACGGGAATTGGACATTCCAGCAACGAGACCGTATGCGATATGGTAAGTTTCCAAAGCTTTATTACCCCCACCAAGATAGCTGAATTCCTGTTGCAGAAGTTCCATGATTTTGCTGCACCACTAAAGGAGAATGAGCAAAAATTAAATAATGGGGTAAACACAATGTTCAGGGAAAGAAAAACCGGATTGGTGGAAACGTCGAGACTTTTTAGTTCCCTGAGTATAACCGCCCTTTCCAATGCCAGGGCCAATCTTCAAAACCATATTTTTAACCTTGAAAAACAGGGAGAGGTCCTTATCGCCAGGGAAAATAATATTTTGGAGCAGGCCGGCAGGACTTTGGTTAACCGGGCAACAAACCCCCTGGACGATGCCCGTACCCAACTCACTTTTACTGAAGAAAAAGTAAGAATGCTTTCCCCCAAAAATATCCTTAAAAGAGGTTACAGTATAACCCGGCAGGATGGAAAAATCATAAAAAGCACACAGGAAGTAAAAACATCAGGGATTTTGGAAACCAGGCTGTATGAAGGAACAGTCATAAGCAGGATTGAAAAAACTATAAACACCACCACAAATGAGTGA
- a CDS encoding aspartate/glutamate racemase family protein, which translates to MKKIGLIGGTSWHSTIVYYRLINEYVSEKIGTGGNPELLMYSINIELMREQNREKINHKYLEVAKILREAGAEAIVICANTPHMVYNFVQPQINIPILHIADAIGKEAEKLNLKTLGLLGNRPTMTGDFIPSRLKENYGIDIILPDPEYLDRNHHFVSAELTRGIFSKEAKNFFLEQMRLLKAKGAEGIILGCTELPILIEKEDINIPMIATTQLHVKMAADFILEK; encoded by the coding sequence ATGAAGAAGATCGGACTTATAGGCGGTACCTCCTGGCACTCGACAATAGTTTATTACCGGCTCATCAATGAATATGTAAGTGAGAAAATTGGAACAGGTGGAAATCCTGAGTTGCTTATGTATAGTATCAATATAGAATTAATGCGGGAGCAAAACAGGGAAAAGATAAATCATAAATATTTAGAGGTAGCAAAGATTCTTCGTGAAGCAGGGGCAGAAGCAATCGTAATATGTGCCAATACCCCGCATATGGTTTATAATTTCGTGCAACCGCAAATAAACATCCCAATTCTTCATATTGCAGATGCCATTGGGAAAGAAGCAGAGAAGTTGAACCTCAAAACCCTGGGGCTTCTGGGTAACCGCCCCACTATGACCGGGGATTTTATACCTTCAAGATTAAAGGAGAACTATGGAATAGATATTATACTTCCAGATCCTGAATACCTGGACCGCAATCATCACTTTGTTTCTGCAGAACTAACCCGGGGGATCTTTAGCAAGGAAGCAAAGAACTTTTTTCTGGAACAAATGCGGTTATTAAAAGCGAAGGGTGCAGAAGGAATCATATTGGGATGTACAGAATTACCTATACTTATTGAAAAGGAAGATATTAATATCCCTATGATTGCCACAACTCAATTACACGTGAAAATGGCTGCAGACTTTATCCTGGAAAAATAG
- a CDS encoding arylesterase, translating to MRILPVFYVLCCCLFLFSCGDTQKKEGQDEREENSQSTTKIAGEREVVLFFGTSLTAGMGLDPNEAYPAVIQQKIDSAGWNYEVVNAGLSGETTASGRNRIDWVLNQDVEVFFLELGANDGLRGIPLEETRKNLQAIIDIVREKNPQATIILAGMQIPPNMGREYTTEFREIFPQLAEKNDVKYLPFLLEGVAGDPALNQQDGIHPTAEGQEIMASTVWKMLEPELQDQ from the coding sequence ATGAGAATCTTACCAGTATTTTATGTTTTGTGTTGCTGTCTTTTTCTTTTTTCCTGTGGGGATACCCAAAAGAAAGAAGGGCAGGATGAACGGGAAGAAAATTCTCAAAGCACTACTAAAATTGCCGGGGAGAGGGAAGTGGTCCTTTTCTTTGGTACCAGCCTCACTGCAGGAATGGGACTCGATCCCAATGAAGCTTACCCGGCTGTAATACAGCAAAAGATCGATTCAGCAGGCTGGAACTATGAAGTGGTGAATGCAGGACTAAGTGGGGAAACCACCGCCAGCGGGAGGAATAGGATAGATTGGGTGCTAAACCAGGATGTTGAGGTTTTCTTCCTTGAACTTGGTGCAAATGATGGTCTACGGGGAATACCTCTTGAAGAGACCCGCAAAAATTTGCAGGCGATCATTGATATTGTTCGGGAGAAGAATCCGCAGGCTACAATCATTTTGGCTGGAATGCAAATACCGCCAAATATGGGAAGGGAATATACGACGGAATTCAGAGAGATCTTCCCACAGCTGGCCGAAAAGAATGATGTGAAATACCTGCCATTCCTTCTCGAAGGAGTAGCCGGGGACCCCGCCCTTAATCAACAGGACGGGATTCACCCAACGGCTGAAGGCCAGGAAATCATGGCGAGCACTGTATGGAAGATGCTTGAACCTGAATTACAGGATCAATAA
- a CDS encoding glycogen/starch/alpha-glucan phosphorylase: MKSRNKKIESYFTKPGVEVGNIGLSKEDIKTSFLEKLFYSLGRIPVVATPNDLYTSLALAVRDRVFRKYVKSLEQYAEEDARGVAYLSAEYLPGPHLGNNLLNLEIMEETREALAELNLDLEELLKEEVEPGLGNGGLGRLASCYMDSLATLGIPSIAYGIRYEFGIFKQEIKEGWQVESTDKWLHNGNPWEVIRPEISFEVKFGGYTEHTRDENDKLHIEWIPGSEVKGTAYDTPILGYQSNGIILRLWKAEATESFDFAAYNLGDYYRAVEKKMRSENITKVLYPNDENLSGKELRLKQQYFFVCCSLQDIIRLHLLQGRKLESLHEKFTIQLNDTHPSIAVPELMRLLVDVYHMEWDAAWMVTCKTFAYTNHTLLPEALERWPVSLIRNLLPRHLEIIYEINSRFINELRGHNFTGDQISRMSLVDESGEPTIRMAHLATVGSYMINGVSALHSGLLKKQVLKDFAELWPNKFTNVTNGVTHRRFLAVSNPGLSALLSEKIGKDWLTHLDKLKGLESYSEDETFRRKWMEVKLENKRNLATQIKELTGIDINPEMLIDVQVKRIHEYKRQHLKVLHILSLYLRVKKEKDTSIPPTAFVFGGKAAPGYFMAKRIIKLITAVGELINNDPEVNKILKVVFLPNFSVKLAQHVYPGADLSEQISMAGKEASGTGNMKFALNGALTIGTLDGANVEIREEVGEENFFLFGLTTDEVENKKAQGYHPYKIYAENENLKKVMEFLLSDELTRGDTELFKPIYNNLLHQDPYLLMEDYQSYIEQMENVYHVWQDREKWAKMSILNVARMGKFSSDRSIQDYCEKIWKVEAIKV, encoded by the coding sequence ATGAAATCCAGGAACAAAAAAATTGAAAGTTACTTTACAAAACCGGGGGTAGAAGTTGGAAATATTGGCCTTAGTAAGGAGGATATCAAAACTTCCTTTTTAGAAAAATTGTTTTATAGCCTGGGACGTATCCCGGTGGTGGCAACTCCCAATGACCTGTATACCTCTCTCGCACTGGCAGTAAGGGACAGGGTGTTTAGAAAATATGTGAAATCTCTTGAGCAGTATGCAGAGGAGGATGCCAGAGGGGTGGCCTATCTTTCTGCTGAGTATTTACCGGGACCGCATTTGGGTAACAACCTTCTAAATCTCGAGATCATGGAGGAGACAAGGGAAGCATTGGCCGAACTTAACCTGGACCTGGAAGAACTGCTGAAAGAGGAGGTGGAACCGGGACTTGGAAACGGCGGACTTGGAAGACTTGCTTCCTGCTATATGGACTCCCTTGCTACCCTTGGAATACCATCAATTGCTTATGGTATACGGTATGAATTTGGAATATTTAAACAGGAGATCAAAGAGGGCTGGCAGGTTGAGTCTACAGATAAATGGCTGCACAATGGAAATCCCTGGGAGGTTATAAGACCGGAGATCTCCTTTGAAGTGAAATTTGGTGGATATACAGAACATACCCGCGATGAGAATGATAAACTGCATATTGAATGGATCCCGGGATCTGAAGTCAAGGGAACGGCTTATGATACCCCTATCCTGGGCTATCAAAGCAACGGGATCATTCTAAGGCTTTGGAAGGCCGAAGCAACAGAATCCTTTGATTTTGCTGCCTATAACCTGGGTGATTATTACCGGGCCGTGGAAAAGAAAATGAGGTCTGAAAATATTACGAAAGTCCTATATCCAAATGATGAGAACCTCTCGGGGAAGGAGCTAAGACTTAAACAGCAATATTTCTTTGTTTGTTGCTCCCTGCAGGATATTATACGTCTTCATCTTCTACAGGGAAGAAAACTGGAAAGTCTGCATGAAAAATTTACCATCCAGCTCAATGACACCCATCCTTCTATAGCGGTGCCAGAGCTCATGCGTTTACTGGTAGATGTATATCATATGGAATGGGATGCCGCCTGGATGGTCACATGTAAAACATTTGCCTACACCAACCATACCCTCCTTCCTGAGGCCCTTGAGAGATGGCCTGTAAGCTTAATTAGGAATTTATTGCCGAGGCACCTGGAAATAATTTATGAGATCAACAGCAGGTTTATCAACGAACTTAGAGGACATAACTTCACCGGGGACCAGATCTCCAGGATGTCCCTGGTTGATGAAAGTGGGGAGCCTACTATAAGAATGGCGCATTTGGCAACCGTGGGAAGCTATATGATTAACGGGGTTTCTGCCCTTCATTCCGGGCTTCTGAAAAAACAGGTTCTTAAGGATTTTGCAGAGCTGTGGCCAAATAAATTCACAAATGTCACAAATGGAGTTACCCACAGAAGGTTCCTGGCTGTTAGTAATCCCGGTCTTTCCGCCCTGCTTTCAGAAAAAATAGGAAAGGATTGGCTTACCCACCTGGATAAGCTCAAAGGACTGGAATCTTATAGTGAAGATGAAACCTTCCGCAGAAAATGGATGGAGGTAAAACTTGAAAACAAACGCAATCTTGCCACCCAGATAAAAGAGCTCACTGGAATAGATATAAATCCTGAAATGTTGATAGATGTGCAGGTAAAAAGGATTCATGAATATAAACGACAGCACCTTAAAGTCCTGCATATTCTAAGCTTATATCTTAGGGTTAAAAAAGAAAAGGATACAAGCATCCCGCCTACAGCATTTGTGTTTGGAGGAAAGGCCGCTCCGGGTTATTTTATGGCAAAACGTATTATTAAACTTATTACCGCGGTGGGAGAGCTTATTAATAATGATCCTGAAGTGAATAAGATCCTTAAGGTTGTTTTCCTTCCCAATTTTAGCGTTAAACTGGCACAGCATGTTTATCCGGGAGCCGATCTTTCTGAACAGATATCCATGGCAGGAAAAGAAGCTTCGGGAACTGGAAATATGAAATTTGCCCTTAACGGTGCCCTTACCATAGGAACATTAGATGGGGCGAATGTAGAAATTAGGGAAGAAGTAGGGGAGGAGAACTTTTTTCTCTTTGGATTGACGACAGATGAGGTAGAGAATAAGAAAGCCCAGGGTTATCACCCTTATAAGATATATGCCGAAAATGAGAATTTAAAGAAAGTGATGGAATTCCTGCTCTCTGATGAATTGACCAGGGGTGATACTGAACTTTTCAAACCAATTTATAACAATCTCTTACACCAGGACCCGTATTTATTGATGGAAGATTATCAATCCTATATCGAGCAGATGGAGAATGTTTACCACGTGTGGCAGGATCGTGAGAAATGGGCAAAAATGTCCATTCTCAATGTGGCCAGGATGGGTAAATTCTCTTCAGACAGGTCTATACAGGACTATTGTGAAAAAATATGGAAAGTGGAAGCGATCAAGGTTTAG
- a CDS encoding elongation factor G: MKIYDDKHIKNVVFVGAHNSGKTTLAETMLFEAGLINRRGKVENKNTVADHHEIEHEKGNSVFATPLHTEWRNYKINIIDTPGLDDFIGEVISSIRVADTIVTVLNGQHGVEVGTEIIWNYIDKYHKPTIFVINQIDHPNLNFEESFKSIKGLVGNNAIKIQYPLKVDGAQCIIDILKMKMYKFPAEGGKPEKLPIPVEQMEIAECLHNELVEKAAENDEELMEHYFDEGTLNEGELRKGIKAGMLNHDLFPVFCISALQDMGSGRLMGFIDNVAPAAADLKPEQSIDGKEIPSTKESPTVLFVFKSVHQPNLGQVTFFKVISGEVRLNDKLVNSRNGETETFNQLFIMDGKERKPVARLTVGDIGASLKLKHTETNDTLAQEGFDIAIKPIQYPQPRIRRAVFAVNTKDEEKLTDSLKKIHSQDPTVLISFSNETRQLILACQGELHLATIDWTLKNIYGVEAYFEKPKISFRETIQRSSAANYRHKKQSGGSGQFAQVHMKIEPWREGIEEPEGFNIRGKEEMDLPWGGKLVFYNCIVGGVIDQRYLPSIMKGILEVMEKGPLTGSYIRDVRVMVYDGKMHPVDSNDISFKIAGAHAFKEAFLNANPKLLEPALELLVKTPEDVVGNVMTELQARRSIILGIEPNNNYQVLKCVAPEAELFGFSTELRSLTKGRATYKSKFAAYQPVPENIQREMINNNEGVSVAAR, from the coding sequence ATGAAAATTTACGATGACAAACACATCAAGAATGTGGTATTTGTTGGCGCACATAACAGTGGCAAAACCACCCTTGCAGAAACTATGCTTTTTGAAGCAGGATTGATTAACCGCCGCGGGAAGGTAGAAAACAAGAATACGGTTGCAGACCATCATGAGATCGAACACGAGAAAGGGAACTCCGTCTTTGCCACTCCATTGCATACAGAGTGGCGCAACTATAAGATCAATATTATTGACACTCCCGGCCTGGATGACTTCATTGGGGAGGTAATTTCCTCTATACGTGTGGCAGATACCATAGTTACTGTCCTAAATGGACAGCACGGTGTGGAAGTGGGTACAGAGATAATTTGGAACTATATAGACAAATATCATAAACCAACGATTTTTGTCATCAACCAGATAGATCACCCCAACCTCAATTTTGAGGAAAGTTTTAAAAGCATTAAAGGGCTGGTGGGTAATAATGCAATAAAAATTCAATATCCGCTTAAGGTAGACGGTGCCCAGTGCATTATTGATATCTTAAAAATGAAGATGTATAAATTCCCTGCTGAAGGTGGGAAACCAGAAAAACTTCCCATCCCTGTGGAACAAATGGAAATAGCGGAATGCCTTCACAATGAGCTGGTAGAAAAAGCAGCTGAAAATGATGAGGAATTAATGGAACATTATTTTGATGAGGGCACTTTGAATGAGGGCGAACTAAGAAAAGGGATCAAAGCGGGAATGCTTAACCACGACCTGTTCCCTGTTTTTTGCATCTCTGCCCTACAGGATATGGGAAGTGGAAGGTTAATGGGCTTTATTGACAACGTAGCCCCTGCAGCTGCCGATCTTAAACCAGAGCAAAGTATTGACGGGAAAGAAATCCCGTCTACTAAAGAATCTCCCACTGTGCTTTTCGTATTTAAAAGTGTACACCAGCCAAACCTGGGGCAGGTAACCTTCTTTAAGGTTATAAGCGGGGAAGTTCGATTGAATGATAAACTGGTGAACAGCAGGAATGGGGAAACCGAAACATTTAACCAGCTTTTCATCATGGATGGGAAGGAAAGAAAACCGGTAGCCCGGCTTACAGTGGGCGATATAGGTGCTTCTTTAAAGCTAAAACATACAGAAACCAATGATACCCTCGCACAGGAAGGATTTGATATTGCAATAAAACCTATTCAATACCCCCAGCCAAGAATAAGACGGGCTGTGTTTGCTGTGAATACTAAAGACGAGGAAAAGCTTACAGATTCTTTAAAAAAGATCCACAGCCAGGATCCTACAGTCCTAATTTCCTTTTCAAATGAAACCCGACAATTGATACTCGCCTGCCAGGGGGAACTTCACCTGGCAACAATAGACTGGACCCTAAAGAATATTTATGGGGTAGAAGCATATTTTGAGAAACCAAAGATCTCCTTTCGTGAAACCATCCAACGCTCCTCTGCAGCCAATTACAGGCATAAAAAACAATCTGGTGGCTCAGGACAGTTTGCCCAGGTGCACATGAAAATAGAACCATGGAGGGAAGGAATAGAAGAGCCCGAGGGATTTAATATAAGAGGTAAGGAGGAAATGGACCTGCCGTGGGGAGGGAAGCTTGTCTTCTATAATTGCATTGTAGGTGGGGTAATTGACCAGCGGTATCTACCCTCTATAATGAAAGGAATTTTGGAAGTAATGGAAAAAGGCCCTTTAACCGGCTCCTATATACGGGATGTACGGGTGATGGTGTATGATGGGAAAATGCACCCTGTGGATTCCAATGACATCTCCTTTAAGATTGCAGGAGCCCATGCATTCAAAGAAGCCTTTTTAAACGCCAATCCTAAATTACTTGAGCCTGCACTGGAACTCCTGGTAAAAACACCTGAAGATGTGGTGGGTAATGTAATGACTGAATTACAGGCCAGAAGATCTATTATTCTTGGAATAGAACCCAATAATAACTACCAGGTACTTAAATGTGTTGCTCCTGAAGCTGAATTATTTGGATTTTCAACAGAGCTAAGGTCTTTAACCAAGGGGAGAGCGACTTATAAATCCAAATTTGCCGCTTACCAGCCGGTGCCCGAAAATATTCAACGTGAAATGATCAATAATAATGAGGGGGTGAGTGTAGCCGCAAGGTAG
- the xseB gene encoding exodeoxyribonuclease VII small subunit produces MSEEISYTAAHDELQDIVLEMENSQISIDELESRIKRAAVLLKICKDKLFKTEKEVQDVLKEIKDYSV; encoded by the coding sequence ATGAGTGAAGAAATAAGCTATACCGCAGCTCACGATGAACTGCAGGATATCGTACTGGAAATGGAAAATTCCCAGATAAGCATAGATGAACTGGAGTCAAGGATCAAACGTGCCGCAGTACTTCTTAAAATATGCAAGGACAAATTATTCAAGACTGAAAAAGAGGTGCAGGATGTTTTAAAAGAGATCAAGGATTATTCGGTATAA
- a CDS encoding ABC transporter ATP-binding protein, whose translation MSKILNVHNLRKTYSSGSREITVLQDINFDIEERETFSIVGPSGSGKTTLLGLCAGLDRPNAGSVELCGTKLESLTEDERAILRNREVGFVFQDFQLLPTLTALENVAVPLELQGAKDATKKSKELLEKVGLGDRYHHYPSQLSGGEQQRVAVARAFSNSPSILFADEPTGNLDAETGEKVIELLFNLNKEAGTTLVIVTHDLELARMTKRVLRLKGGRIIDNSIAAAQ comes from the coding sequence ATGTCAAAGATATTAAACGTCCACAATTTAAGGAAAACCTATTCAAGTGGGTCGCGGGAGATTACCGTTTTACAGGATATCAATTTTGACATTGAAGAAAGGGAAACTTTTTCCATTGTTGGGCCATCGGGGAGTGGGAAGACTACCTTGCTTGGTCTATGCGCAGGCCTGGACAGGCCAAATGCGGGAAGTGTAGAACTATGTGGAACAAAACTGGAAAGCCTTACAGAAGATGAAAGAGCGATATTAAGAAACCGGGAAGTTGGGTTTGTTTTTCAGGATTTTCAGCTATTACCTACTCTTACAGCCCTGGAAAATGTGGCGGTACCACTGGAACTGCAGGGTGCTAAAGATGCCACTAAGAAAAGTAAGGAGTTGCTCGAAAAAGTTGGCCTGGGAGACAGGTATCATCATTATCCCTCACAACTCTCAGGAGGGGAACAACAAAGAGTTGCCGTAGCCAGGGCCTTTTCAAATAGCCCGTCTATCCTTTTTGCCGATGAGCCCACGGGAAACCTTGATGCAGAAACCGGTGAAAAAGTAATCGAGCTCTTATTCAATTTGAATAAAGAAGCAGGGACCACCCTTGTTATAGTGACCCACGATCTTGAACTGGCACGAATGACAAAACGTGTCCTGCGGCTCAAGGGCGGGAGAATTATTGATAATTCCATAGCTGCAGCACAATGA